Proteins encoded by one window of Aedes aegypti strain LVP_AGWG unplaced genomic scaffold, AaegL5.0 Primary Assembly AGWG_AaegL5_hic_scaff_62_PBJ_arrow, whole genome shotgun sequence:
- the LOC5570597 gene encoding mitochondrial import inner membrane translocase subunit TIM44 → MQRLSKAGRIACLYRTGAVQVNSRWENAALQCTACYSTRRPGFFSQVLDNIKSEMEKNKEMKENLKKFREEAQKLEESDALKAARQKFNTVESEASKSSEVLKGNLDKIRGKVTEVLDEASKTDIAKKAGKIGEELGKTARGMGETIAEKGQELGKTGAFKGISEATKAVRQEIDSQGISARVYRAPERLRKRVEVTMADANRVFEANTEALGMELHKDSKFYQSWENFKNNNAAVNKVLSWKMQYDESENPVIRASRLLTDKVSDVMGNLFSKTELSETLTEICKIDPNFDQKQFLRDCENDIIPNILEAMIRGDLEVLKDWCFESTYNIIATPISQAQKLGYYLDSKVLDIENVDLAMGKVMEQGPVLIITFQTQQIMCVRDSKGNVIEGDPEKVMRCNYVWVLCRDPNDLNPKSAWRLMELQANSTEQFV, encoded by the exons ATG CAACGACTTAGTAAAGCGGGACGGATTGCCTGCCTGTACCGAACCGGTGCGGTTCAGGTAAATTCTCGCTGGGAAAATGCGGCACTCCAATGCACAGCG TGCTATTCGACACGCCGACCGGGATTCTTCTCCCAGGTCCTGGACAACATCAAGTCGGAAATGGAGAAGAACAAGGAGATGaaggaaaatttgaaaaagttccGAGAGGAAGCGCAGAAGCTGGAGGAGTCCGACGCGCTGAAGGCCGCGAGGCAAAAGTTCAACACCGTGGAATCGGAAGCCTCCAAGAGCAGTGAAGTGCTGAAGGGCAACCTGGACAAAATTCGGGGGAAGGTTACGGAAGTGCTGGACGAAGCTTCCAAGACAGATATTGCCAAAAAGGCCGGGAAGATTGGCGAGGAGTTGGGAAAGACCGCCCGAGGAATGGGAGAAACGATAGCTGAGAAGGGTCAAGAGCTGGGAAAGACGGGTGCTTTCAAGGGAATTTCGGAAGCCACGAAAGCCGTGAGGCAGGAAATCGACAGTCAAGGCATTTCGGCTCGAGTCTATCGGGCTCCGGAAAGACTAAGGAAGCGAGTCGAAGTCACTATGGCCGATGCAAATCGAGTCTTCGAGGCGAACACGGAAGCACTGGGAATGGAACTGCACAAGGACAGCAAATTCTATCAGAGTTGGGAAAATTTCAAGAACAACAACGCCGCCGTGAATAAGGTTCTGTCGTGGAAGATGCAGTACGACGAATCGGAAAATCCTGTGATCCGAGCTTCCCGATTGCTAACGGACAAAGTCAGCGATGTGATGGGAAATCTCTTCTCCAAAACCGAACTTTCGGAAACGCTCACGGAAATCTGCAAAATCGACCCGAACTTCGACCAGAAGCAATTCCTCCGGGACTGCGAGAACGACATCATCCCGAACATTCTGGAAGCGATGATCCGCGGGGATTTGGAAGTCCTCAAAGACTGGTGCTTCGAAAGCACGTACAACATCATCGCCACACCGATTTCCCAGGCGCAAAAGCTCGGCTACTACCTCGATTCCAAAGTGCTCGACATCGAAAACGTCGACCTGGCCATGGGCAAAGTGATGGAACAGGGCCCGGTGCTGATTATCACCTTCCAGACGCAGCAGATCATGTGCGTGAGGGACAGCAAGGGGAACGTCATCGAGGGCGATCCGGAAAAGGTGATGCGATGCAATTACGTGTGGGTTCTCTGTCGGGATCCGAACGATCTGAATCCGAAGTCCGCCTGGCGGTTAATGGAACTGCAGGCGAACAGTACCGAGCAGTTTGTGTAG
- the LOC5576859 gene encoding serine protease 44: TLFYIRRDSLCGSEQTCCRKHQIITQHHPHAQTVPPRPSKPITPIALHVPVPPINLPVLSDTPNQSLLLEISALLQEFNSHENPLEPDAEFIFDITTSVPVPTSPPQSTTPFKPIVFGDVGPTSATTRTTSTTFRTKPSTIKSTTATPTTTRRTTLGTLRPHLPPKPKKCGQRRLAIASRIHFQDSEEVIEEPLDGTVSLGEFPWTVYLEERIGNGSFLYKCGGALVTTGAVVTAGHCIANARDHPERFAIIAGDWDRRHNQERLPSQRRSVSRIILHPEYYSGSLFNDIAVLILDIPLNDSLANIGNVCLPTQESEFSESNCVLTSWGASPSNPTKEEPIQRFITMPLVESSTCEGHLRTNSTLGRRFRMHRSFICAGGKVGLDSCKGSGGSPLVCQRNGSYVLAGILSWGVSCGEGVPVVFTNVAVQSSWVTRVIDSLDDNVVHFV; this comes from the exons ACACTTTTTTACATTCGCAGGGACAGCCTTTGTGGATCTGAACAAACCTGCTGCCGAAAGCATCAGATCATCACTCAACACCATCCCCATGCTCAAACGGTACCACCTAGACCCAGCAAGCCTATAACTCCAATAGCCTTACATGTTCCAGTACCACCCATAAACCTTCCAGTTCTATCTGACACCCCAAATCAATCGCTCTTGTTGGAGATATCTGCACTTCTGCAAGAGTTCAATTCTCATGAAAATCCATTAGAGCCCGATGCAGAATTCATTTTTGACATTACAACTTCTGTTCCCGTTCCAACCTCCCCGCCACAATCTACAACTCCATTTAAACCTATAGTGTTCGGCGATGTTGGACCAACTTCAGCAACTACCAGAACCACTTCAACCACGTTTAGAACAAAACCTTCTACCATCAAATCTACGACTGCCACGCCTACGACTACCCGGAGAACTACACTTGGTACTCTTAGACCACACCTGCCGCCCAAGCCTAAAAAGTGCGGACAACGCCGGTTAGCTATCGCTAGCCGCATTCACTTTCAAGACTCGGAAGAAGTCATCGAGGAACCTCTCGATGGGACGGTTAGTCTTGGGGAGTTTCCTTGGACCGTTTACCTGGAAGAGCGCATTGGCAATGGTAGTTTCCTGTACAAATGTGGCGGTGCGTTGGTCACGACCGGTGCCGTGGTCACCGCAGGGCATTGCATCGCTAA CGCACGTGATCACCCAGAGAGATTTGCGATCATCGCAGGTGATTGGGATCGTCGCCATAACCAAGAAAGACTGCCTAGTCAGAGAAGATCAGTCAGTCGTATTATCCTGCATCCCGAGTACTATTCTGGTTCACTGTTCAACGATATTGCAGTTCTGATCCTGGACATACCTCTAAATGATTCCCttgctaatattggaaatgtttgTCTGCCAACGCAAGAAAGTGAGTTCTCCGAAAGTAACTGCGTGCTGACCAGTTGGGGAGCCTCTCCAAGCAACCCAACGAAGGAAGAACCTATCCAGCGGTTTATCACGATGCCATTGGTTGAGAGTTCCACTTGTGAGGGACATTTGCGGACAAACTCCACGTTGGGCAGGCGGTTTCGAATGCACAGGAGTTTTATTTGTGCCGGAGGAAAAGTTGGACTGGATTCATGCAAAGGTTCAGGTGGCAGCCCCCTGGTGTGTCAACGGAATGGTTCCTACGTGCTGGCGGGGATTTTGTCGTGGGGAGTGAGCTGTGGAGAAGGTGTTCCGGTGGTGTTCACGAACGTTGCTGTGCAATCCAGTTGGGTGACGAGGGTGATTGATAGTTTGGATGATAATGTGGTTCACTTTGTGTAA